ATTATTTAAACTTCATCCTTTTAGTGTTTATATTCCTGGAAGAATATGCTATGCTAGGATAGTTGACTGATGCGGATGTGGCGGAATTGGCAGACGCGCTAGATTTAGGTTCTAGTTCCGAGAGGAGTGAAGGTTCAAGTCCTTTCATCCGCACTAAGTGTAAAAAAGCTATAAATTAAAGGTTTCAGAGTTCTCATGGACAGTGACACATTATCTGTCATCGGTGACAGATTGTTGTTGTTGTGGCAGAGAATTAATCTGCCATAGCTCCATGAATGGACATTGATTATATACTGTTTGGCGTATTTTTGCTGGATTTATACTGATCCAGGACTGTTTGTTTCAGCGGAGAATTTCGTAAGTTGGCGCGATCGCCTCAATTTATCTAGCCAACTATCTGTCTACAGATTGTCTTAAATTCAGATGTGCCGAACTGATGGGGATAAAAACTTTTTTGGGCTTTATGGTGTTCGTGGAATAGCGATCGCTGTTGTCTACAGTGAACAGTAGCGGCAAAGGTCGTAAGTGCATCAACTTGGAGAATTATACAAGGGTACAATTGAAGCAACCAGTGGCAAAGTTGAAAAAAGCGCAACATTTAGAGTTAAATTGCCTTTGATAACTGGTGCCGAATTCAAAAATACCTTGCAAGGGTAGAGCAAGCAGTGTCATGCCAGGACAAGAGCCACAAAAGTTTACACTCAAGGACGTTTTGATTACCGAGGAGTTATTCAAACGCGCTCCCCGTAACCCTGACTGGCCCTCACTGAACAAGGCAGTGGAATCGGTAGCAAGGCAGATGGCAGCTAACTCACCTACTCTGCTCCAAAGCATAGTTGATATGGCACTCGATTTATGCAGTGCTGGAAGCGCAGGCATTAATTTACTAGAGACAACTGCCAATGGGGAAGAAGTTTTTCACACTCATTTGTTAGCAGGAGCATTAGCACAGTACGAAAATGGCACTACAAAGCGTAGCTTGAGCTTCTGTGGTGTCTGTGTTGATTGCGGTAGTCCTCAACTTTTGTCCCATCCTGAACGGTATGTTACTTCTTTACAGGCAGGCAACACGCCCATTGTAGAAGCGTTAGTGTTACCTCTAATTGCCGATAATCATACCATTGGCACAATCTGGGTAATGTCGCACGATATTTCTCGGCATTTTGATTCCCAAGATGTACGGGTAATGACTCTTTTGGCAGACTTTACTACTGCTGCCCTCTTGAAGGAGCGCCAAACGCAAGAATTACAGGCGGCGAATGCGGCTAAGACAGCCCAAATTGTGGAATGCAAACTAACAGAAGAAAGTTTGCGCGCTTTGATCTCGAATCTGCCTGGTGGAGCGGTGTTTGTCGTTGACCAAAATTTGCGCTATCTAGTTGCCGAAGGCGAAGCATTAGCGATCGCCGGATTCCAAAGAGAAGATTTCGTTGGACGCACAATTTTCGAGGTACTACCCTCTGAATTAGCCACGTATTACGAGCCGAGGTACCGTCAAGCTCTGGCAGGTGAGGGGTTTGAACACGAACACAATGCCCACGATCGCAGTTATATTTCACGCTTAACGCCACTTCGGGCTGAAAATGGGGAAATTTATGCTGTGCTTGCAATTTCTTATGATATTACGGAACGCAAACGCGCTGAAGTGGCGTTGCGTGAGAGTGAAGCACGATTTCGCGCCTTTGTGACGGCAAGCTCAAACATGGTGTATCGCATGAGTGCCGATTGGCACCAGATGCGGAACCTCGAAGGGAAGAAGATCCTCGTCAACACCGAGACACCAAGCCAGAACTGGATTGAAACCTATATTCCTCTAGCAGAGCAGTCGCGCGTGTGGGCGGCAATTGAAGCAGCCATCCAAAGGAAGAGTAAGTTTGAGTTAGAACATCAAGTGATTCAACAAGACGGAACGATCGGCTGGGTCTTCTCGCGTGCCATTCCAATGCTCGATGATCGGGGAGACATCATCGAATGGTTTGGCGCTGGCAGTGATATCACCGCTCGTAAGCAGACCGAAGCAGCCTTACGCGAGTCGGAAGCCAAATATCGATCGCTGTTTGAGTCGATCAACGATGCCTTCGCACTGCTCAAAGTGCTGTATGACGATGACAATCAACCCATCGATTGTCGCTTCTTAGAAGTCAGCCCCTCATTTGAGATTCAAACCGGATTGCCCCAGGCTCAAGGCAAAACCCTGAGAGAACTCATCCCGTCTGTGGAGTCAGGTTGGTTTGAGTACTACCACCAGGCGCTGGTCACGAACGCCCTGGTTCACTTTGAGATGTACCAGAGCTATCTCAATATCTGGTTTGAAGTCGATGTGTTGCCTTACGGCAATCCCCAAGATCGGCAAGTGGTGATCGTTTTTCAGAACATCAACGATCGCAAACAGGCTGAAGCCGAACGACTGCAACTGATTCAAGAACAATCTGCCCGTGAACAAGAACGCCAACGCGCCGAATCGCTGGCAGAACTCGATCGCACTAAAACCACGTTTTTTAGCAATGTTTCTCACGAATTTCGCACACCGCTAACGTTGATACTGGCTCCGGTGCAAGATGCCTTGAGCGATTGGGTTAATCCCTTGCCTGAAGTACAACGCGCACGATTGAAACTTGTACATCGCAACACGCTGAGACTGCTGAAGCTAGTTAATACCCTACTTGACTTCTCCCGTATTGAAGCCGGACGGATGGAAGCAGTTTATGAACCAACCGAGTTGGCAATGTACACAACCGAGTTAGCCAGTGTATTTCGTTCCGCCATTGAACAAGCTGGGCTGCGGCTAGTAGTCGATTGTCCACCTTTAGCTGAGTCTGTATATGTAGACCGCCAAATGTGGGAGAAAATTGTTCTCAACTTGCTTTCCAATGCCTTTAAGTTTACCTTTGAGGGTGAAATTGCCGTTAGGCTGCATTTAGCTGATGATCATCATGTAACGCTACAGGTACAAGATACAGGTGTAGGGATTGAGCCAGAACAACTGCCCTATATTATGAAACGGTTTTATCAAGTGTGCGCGGCAAAAGCCAGAACACATGAAGGTTCGGGAATTGGTCTAGCTTTAGTACATGAATTAATTAAACTGCATGGTGGAACTTTAGATGTAACCAGCACTCCAGAAGTGGGTAGCTGTTTCACCGTCACCATTCCACTAGGCACAGCACACCTGCCAAATGTTAGCGTAGCAGGGGGCGATCGCATCCAAGCCACACGCACCCTAGCATCAACAGCACTCGGTGCAATTCAAGAAGCAGAACGGTGGATACCCAAAGAGAGCGTAGGGAGAAGAGAAGCGGGAAAAATTGGGAAGACAGACTCCAAAACCAATTTGGGGAACTCCGAAACCAATTTGGGGAACTCCGAAACTAATTTGAGGAACTCCGAAATCAATTTGGAGAACTCCGAAACCAATTTGGAGAACTCCGAAATCAATTTGAGGAACTCCGAAACCAATTTGGGGAACTCCGAAACTAATTTGAGGAACTCCGAAATCAATTTGGAGAACTCCGAAACCAATTTGGAGAACTCCGAAATCAATTTGAGGAACTCCGAAATCAATTTGGGGAACTCCGAAATCAATTTGGGGAACTCCGAAACTAAAACTTCTCTCCCTTTTCTATCCCGTGTTCTTATCGTTGATGACAACGCTGATATGCGCGATTACCTCACAAGGATATTAAGCAAATATGTTGAGGTGGAAGCGGTGGCTGATGGGGTGGCTGCACTAGCGGCGGTGAATAAGCGAGTGCCGGATCTGGTTCTTTCTGATGTGATGATGCCAGAATTAGACGGCTTCGGGTTATTGAAAGCATTGCGGGCTAATGCGCGAACAAAAGAAATACCCGTAATTCTACTTTCTGCCCGTGCTGGCGAAGAATCTATAGTTGAAGGACTCCTGGCTGGGGCTGACGATTACCTAATTAAACCCTTTTCTGCCAATGAACTTGTGACTCGTGTCAATGCTTATTTGCAAATGGCAAATAGGCGATCGCAAGCACTCCACCAAGAAAGAACAATTAACCGCCGCAAAGATGAAGTACTATCAACAGTTTCTCACGAACTGAATACCCCCTTAGTTGCTATCCTTGGTTGGACGCGATTACTGCAAAGCAACCCGCCCAACCCAGCTATGCTTGCCAAAGCTTTAGAGACAATTGAGCGCAATGCCACTTTGCAAGCGAAACTCGTTGAAGATTTACTCGACATCTCGCGCATCACAGTGGGGAAAATCCACCTCAATTTAGAGCCAGTCCAACTACAAGGAATCATTGACAATGCGATCGCTTCATTACGGCAAGCGTTAGAAACCAAAGAAATTCGCTGGGAATGTACACTTGAGCGTTTACCAGTGACAGTCTCTGGCGACCCACAGCGTTTACAACAAGTTATCTTAAATTTACTGAGCAATGCTGTCAAATTTACTCCCAATGGTGGCAGGATTGAACTTTCTCTAGCAAGGGATGAAAACTTTGCCCAGCTTAGAATCAGTGACACTGGCTGCGGTATAGATGCGGAGTTTATTCCATACATTTTTGACACATTTCGTCAAGCCACCAGCACAAAAAAAGGACTAGGATTAGGACTAGCGATCGCTCGTAGCTTTGTCGAACTCCACGGTGGTACAATTGCGGCTCACAGCCTTGGTATTGGGCAGGGTACGACTTTTATTGTGAAGTTACCGTTGATATAGCCAGTCCCTAAATCCCCGACTTCTTGAAGAAGTCGGGGATCTGAAATACCATATCAAACATTTTGAGTTTGAAATATTTCGATCAGATTGCCAGTATGACGAGCGTGCATATCAAGGAGCTTCATCTCCCACGGCAAAAATCGGCGAGGTTGACGAAAATAAGTAGACAAAACACCAAGCAAATCGCCACTATTACTAGTTAGTGGAGTAGATTGGACAGCACGATATCCCATAGCCTTGGCGATCGCGCGGTGAGAACTGAACATAGGATGGATATCGATATCTTCAACAATTATCGACTCTCCGGCACGCACAGCACTCATACAGGGTGAATTATCACTAATATTAACTGTTCTCAACTCAGAAAATGAGCTTGCTGCAAAGCCGCGTTGAACTGCTAGTTCAAGTGTGCATGATTGTTGCTTGAACAGATGAATTTGTCCCATATCGGTGCGATACATCGCTATTGCTCTATCAAGTAGACTGGACAACGCATCTTTGAGCATGGGTGATATTGGCGGCTTTGTGCCTAATGGTAAGGTATAATTGCTCAGTATTTGGGATAAAGAACAGCCCTCACATACCAAACGCACCAATAAAGGGGCGATTTCTTCACAAGGTAAAACTCGGTCTACGCAACTAGTGGCGATCGCCGCTTGAGGCATTCCATCAGCGACACAACTGGCTTGATCTTGAGCCAGAACAATACCACCCATATTAGATACTTCCTGCACTCCATCTGCACCACCTTTGCCTGTGCCAGTCAGCACAACTACTACGGCACGTTCTGCATAACTTTTAGCTACCGACTCAAAAAAATTATTTACACCGTGATGCCAACCATGTTTGCTTGCTTGCTGTGCCAGAGTGATTGTACCGTTGGCATGAACGACAAAGTAATGTCTCGGTGGACAAACATAAACCACACCTGCCGTTAGTTGTTCTCCACCATAGGCCCAGCGTACCTTGAGATTGGTTTGTAACTGTAATACTTGTGCTAAAACGTTACTATCAAAGGGATTCAAATGCTGTAGGCACAAAATAGGAACTGGAAAGTTGCTAGGCAACCCTGAAAGAACCTTGCGAATTGCGATCACTCCTCCAGCAGAAGCCGCGATCGCCACAATCCCAATGTTTGATTTCCTATGGTGTTGGTCGCTAGACATCTTCAAATACGATGTAATAATTATTAATTAAGTAAAAACTGGATAAA
This window of the Nostoc sp. HK-01 genome carries:
- a CDS encoding multi-sensor signal transduction histidine kinase; this encodes MPGQEPQKFTLKDVLITEELFKRAPRNPDWPSLNKAVESVARQMAANSPTLLQSIVDMALDLCSAGSAGINLLETTANGEEVFHTHLLAGALAQYENGTTKRSLSFCGVCVDCGSPQLLSHPERYVTSLQAGNTPIVEALVLPLIADNHTIGTIWVMSHDISRHFDSQDVRVMTLLADFTTAALLKERQTQELQAANAAKTAQIVECKLTEESLRALISNLPGGAVFVVDQNLRYLVAEGEALAIAGFQREDFVGRTIFEVLPSELATYYEPRYRQALAGEGFEHEHNAHDRSYISRLTPLRAENGEIYAVLAISYDITERKRAEVALRESEARFRAFVTASSNMVYRMSADWHQMRNLEGKKILVNTETPSQNWIETYIPLAEQSRVWAAIEAAIQRKSKFELEHQVIQQDGTIGWVFSRAIPMLDDRGDIIEWFGAGSDITARKQTEAALRESEAKYRSLFESINDAFALLKVLYDDDNQPIDCRFLEVSPSFEIQTGLPQAQGKTLRELIPSVESGWFEYYHQALVTNALVHFEMYQSYLNIWFEVDVLPYGNPQDRQVVIVFQNINDRKQAEAERLQLIQEQSAREQERQRAESLAELDRTKTTFFSNVSHEFRTPLTLILAPVQDALSDWVNPLPEVQRARLKLVHRNTLRLLKLVNTLLDFSRIEAGRMEAVYEPTELAMYTTELASVFRSAIEQAGLRLVVDCPPLAESVYVDRQMWEKIVLNLLSNAFKFTFEGEIAVRLHLADDHHVTLQVQDTGVGIEPEQLPYIMKRFYQVCAAKARTHEGSGIGLALVHELIKLHGGTLDVTSTPEVGSCFTVTIPLGTAHLPNVSVAGGDRIQATRTLASTALGAIQEAERWIPKESVGRREAGKIGKTDSKTNLGNSETNLGNSETNLRNSEINLENSETNLENSEINLRNSETNLGNSETNLRNSEINLENSETNLENSEINLRNSEINLGNSEINLGNSETKTSLPFLSRVLIVDDNADMRDYLTRILSKYVEVEAVADGVAALAAVNKRVPDLVLSDVMMPELDGFGLLKALRANARTKEIPVILLSARAGEESIVEGLLAGADDYLIKPFSANELVTRVNAYLQMANRRSQALHQERTINRRKDEVLSTVSHELNTPLVAILGWTRLLQSNPPNPAMLAKALETIERNATLQAKLVEDLLDISRITVGKIHLNLEPVQLQGIIDNAIASLRQALETKEIRWECTLERLPVTVSGDPQRLQQVILNLLSNAVKFTPNGGRIELSLARDENFAQLRISDTGCGIDAEFIPYIFDTFRQATSTKKGLGLGLAIARSFVELHGGTIAAHSLGIGQGTTFIVKLPLI
- a CDS encoding CheB methylesterase — protein: MSSDQHHRKSNIGIVAIAASAGGVIAIRKVLSGLPSNFPVPILCLQHLNPFDSNVLAQVLQLQTNLKVRWAYGGEQLTAGVVYVCPPRHYFVVHANGTITLAQQASKHGWHHGVNNFFESVAKSYAERAVVVVLTGTGKGGADGVQEVSNMGGIVLAQDQASCVADGMPQAAIATSCVDRVLPCEEIAPLLVRLVCEGCSLSQILSNYTLPLGTKPPISPMLKDALSSLLDRAIAMYRTDMGQIHLFKQQSCTLELAVQRGFAASSFSELRTVNISDNSPCMSAVRAGESIIVEDIDIHPMFSSHRAIAKAMGYRAVQSTPLTSNSGDLLGVLSTYFRQPRRFLPWEMKLLDMHARHTGNLIEIFQTQNV